Part of the Methylorubrum populi genome is shown below.
CCGCGACCCGCGGGCCGAGCGGGCGGCCGCCTTCCTCGCCGGCGAGGGCCCCCGTCCCCGCTACGACCGCACGCGCCGGGCGACCGGTTCCGGCCGGCCGCGCCGCGATCCGCGGGCCGAGCGCGCGGCGCAGCGCGTCGGCGCCGGGGTCCGGCTGCGCTACGACCTCAGCCAGATCGGCCGCCCGGTCGGCGAGGCCGTCACCGCCGCACCCCGGTCCGCGCCCGTCGCCGAGGCGCCGAAGACCGTCGTCGTCGAGACGCCCGCCTTCCTTGTCGCGGTGGTGCCGGACGCGCCCGGCGGCCGCCTCTCGGGCCACGACCGGCAGGTGCTCGGCGCGGCCCGGGCGCTCGCCGGCCGCGAGGGCGCCGTCGCGGTCATCGTGGAAGGCGCCTGCGAGGGACTCGGCGCGGCGGGCACCGACCGGGTGCTCCGGCTCGAGCCCGCGGAGAGCTACGATCCGGCGGGCCGGGCCGCCAGGATCGAGACGGCGCTCGCGAGCCTGGGAGCGCGCCACGCCCTGTTCCCGGAATCCCTCGACGGCGGCGATCTCGCCCGGCGCATCGCGGTGAGCCTGGATGAGGCGCTTTTCACCCATGCCGAGGTGGTGACCGCGAAGGGGCTCGTCCGCCCGGCCCGGGGCCGCCGGGTCGAGCAGAGCCTCGCACCACCCCGCCTTGCCACCGTGGCGCCGGACGCGGTCGCCGACTATGCCGGCCCGCCGCGGGAGGCCCGCGCCGTCCCCTTCGAGGGGGTGACGCCGCCGGAAACGCCGAAAACCATCGTGTCGTCGACGCGCATCCCGGCCGACCCGGCGACGGTGCCGCTGTCGCTCGCCGAATTCGTGGTGTCGGCCGGCAACGGTCTGACCGATCTCGACACCTTCCGGCAGGTGGTGAGCGCGCTCCACGCGACGCCGGGCGCGAGCCGCGTGCTGTGCGATGCCGGCCTGATGCCGCGCCAGACCCAGGTCGGCGCCTCGGGCACGGTGCTCGCGGCGACCTGCTATTTCGCGCTGGGCATCTCCGGCGCGCCGCAGCACCTCCAGGGCGTCGCCGGCTGCGAGCACGTGGTGGCGGTCAACACCGATCTGCACGCGGCGATGATCGAGCGGGCGGGGCTGGCCGTGGTGCAGGACGCGCAGGCGGTGATGCCGGCCCTGCTCCGGCTGCTCGCCGCGGAAGCGGGTCGGGAGGCCGGGGGAACGTCATGAAGATCGCGGTCCTTCTCTCCGCCGGGCTTCATCCCGTCTCCGGAGCGCCGGTGCTGCCGCGGATCGAGGCGCAGGCGATCCGAATGGCCGCCGGCCTCGGCGACGTCTCCGAAGTCTTCGGCCTGCATGCCGGGCCGGACGCCGCCGCAATCGCCGAGGCGCTGGGCCAGGGCCTCGAGCGCATCGAGCACATCGCCGTCGCGGCCGGCGACGATCCGGTGCCGGCGCTCGCCGCGCGGCTCGCGGCGTGCGCCCCCGACATCGTCCTGGCCGGGCGGCGCAGCCAGGGCGGCGAGGAGAGCGGCCTCGTGCCCTACGCCCTGGCCCGCGCCCTCGCGCGCCCCCTGGTGTCCGACGTGGTCGCGGCGGCGCGCGAGGTCGACGGCGCCCTGCGCTTGGACCAGAGCCTCGGCCGCGGCGCCCTGCGCCGTGTGTTGATGCAAGGGCCGGTCGTCGTCACCTGCCACCCGGACGCCCCCGCCCCGCTTGCCTATGCCTACGGCCGGGCCCGCCGCGGCCGAGTCGCGGCATTTGCGGTCGCGCCGGCCGCGATCCCGGGGCCCGTCCTCGCGGTGGAGGAGCGGCCCTATCGCCGCCGGCCCAAGATCGTGAAGGGCGCGCCCGCGGGCGGCTCGGCGGCGGAGCGGCTGAGGGCGGCCACCGGCGAGTCCGGTGCGGCCGCGAGCGGCCGGCTCCTGATCCAGCCCGATCCCGAGGACGCGGCGCGCGAGATCCTGGCCTATCTCCGGCAGATCGGCGTCCTC
Proteins encoded:
- a CDS encoding electron transfer flavoprotein subunit alpha/FixB family protein; this translates as MSRPRRDPRAERAAAFLAGEGPRPRYDRTRRATGSGRPRRDPRAERAAQRVGAGVRLRYDLSQIGRPVGEAVTAAPRSAPVAEAPKTVVVETPAFLVAVVPDAPGGRLSGHDRQVLGAARALAGREGAVAVIVEGACEGLGAAGTDRVLRLEPAESYDPAGRAARIETALASLGARHALFPESLDGGDLARRIAVSLDEALFTHAEVVTAKGLVRPARGRRVEQSLAPPRLATVAPDAVADYAGPPREARAVPFEGVTPPETPKTIVSSTRIPADPATVPLSLAEFVVSAGNGLTDLDTFRQVVSALHATPGASRVLCDAGLMPRQTQVGASGTVLAATCYFALGISGAPQHLQGVAGCEHVVAVNTDLHAAMIERAGLAVVQDAQAVMPALLRLLAAEAGREAGGTS
- a CDS encoding electron transfer flavoprotein subunit beta, producing the protein MKIAVLLSAGLHPVSGAPVLPRIEAQAIRMAAGLGDVSEVFGLHAGPDAAAIAEALGQGLERIEHIAVAAGDDPVPALAARLAACAPDIVLAGRRSQGGEESGLVPYALARALARPLVSDVVAAAREVDGALRLDQSLGRGALRRVLMQGPVVVTCHPDAPAPLAYAYGRARRGRVAAFAVAPAAIPGPVLAVEERPYRRRPKIVKGAPAGGSAAERLRAATGESGAAASGRLLIQPDPEDAAREILAYLRQIGVLAAPAAPKT